One genomic region from Fictibacillus marinisediminis encodes:
- a CDS encoding transglycosylase domain-containing protein, translated as MEKKNSASRLERRKQNKRPKRFRKFLTYSTLTFLVLFLLVVIGGGATVFSVAKGAPELNPENLKYSRTSTVYDMNNEKVVSISGKEKRDYAHIKDIPPLVRNAFIATEDVRFYKHNGIDTKRVAGAILSNITHGFGSEGASTITQQVVKNSFLSPEKTVTRKVQEAYLAIQLERKYSKDQILEFYLNKIYFGNSAYGVKTAAKTYFNKPLDQLTIGEAALLAGLPQRPSGYDPFVHPELAEQRRNVVLSLLHKNGYISEQEKVKAQQQPIKKMLVKPKKSQPRYEAFLQQVIKDARKEGISEKELFEGGLKIYTTLDQDAQSQAEKILSTEDYVRYPDNKFQAGVVLLDTETGQIRAIGGNRLDDNKQAIRGFNYATDTERQPGSTIKPILDYGPAIEYLKWSTSTPIKDEPLEINGKQFQNWDKTYHGTLSMREALVQSYNIPAIKTFQAVGEANAKQFAGNLGIKLDTIYPSYAIGGFNKGVSPLTMAGAYSAFGNKGVYHQPTTLRKIEYPNGEVKQFSHQPKTAMSDYTAYMVTDMLKSVVNNGTGRMAQIPGLDVAGKTGTTNLPANVYGNGSTDSWFVGYTTRYTAAVWTGYDHPGQDAYVKKEDQVIAKLIFKELVSHVSANKLTADFQKPGSVVSRGSELYVQGTSMPAIAQPSHKEDKKEDPSADAEKEKQDKEKEKKEEDQKKKDDKEKPNDDGKTKPDTPVTPPKDDQGGNDQGGNGQGGNGGTDQGGNDQGGGKQDKPTDPTTPPKDKPGDGTTNPGTGDKPTDPGTEPPKEQNDTKKPEEAKPSSVEKNTTQTEQ; from the coding sequence ATGGAAAAGAAAAATTCAGCTTCACGATTGGAAAGAAGAAAACAGAACAAAAGGCCAAAACGTTTTCGAAAATTCCTTACATACAGTACACTAACTTTTCTTGTTCTCTTTCTTTTAGTGGTTATTGGCGGGGGCGCAACCGTATTTTCAGTTGCAAAAGGCGCTCCTGAATTGAACCCCGAAAACCTGAAGTATTCACGTACTTCCACCGTCTATGACATGAACAATGAGAAAGTCGTTTCAATCAGCGGGAAGGAAAAGAGAGATTATGCTCACATTAAAGATATTCCGCCGCTTGTTCGGAACGCTTTTATTGCGACAGAAGACGTTCGATTCTACAAACATAACGGAATTGATACGAAAAGGGTCGCAGGAGCCATTCTTTCCAATATAACTCACGGATTTGGTTCAGAAGGTGCCAGTACAATCACACAGCAGGTTGTAAAAAACTCGTTCTTATCACCAGAAAAGACAGTAACTAGGAAGGTACAAGAAGCCTATTTGGCGATCCAGCTTGAACGGAAATATTCCAAGGATCAGATTCTTGAATTCTATTTAAATAAAATTTATTTCGGCAATAGTGCCTATGGAGTAAAAACAGCAGCAAAAACGTATTTTAACAAGCCTCTGGACCAGCTGACCATCGGCGAGGCTGCATTGCTTGCTGGACTGCCACAGCGTCCGAGCGGGTATGATCCATTCGTACATCCAGAATTAGCGGAACAGCGAAGAAATGTGGTCTTGTCGCTTCTGCACAAAAACGGATATATTTCTGAGCAGGAAAAAGTAAAAGCGCAGCAGCAGCCAATTAAGAAAATGCTTGTGAAACCTAAGAAGTCTCAGCCGAGATACGAAGCGTTTTTACAGCAGGTCATTAAAGACGCACGAAAAGAAGGCATTTCTGAAAAAGAACTGTTTGAAGGCGGATTGAAAATCTACACGACGCTTGACCAGGATGCCCAATCTCAAGCAGAAAAAATCTTATCAACGGAGGATTATGTCCGTTACCCAGACAATAAATTTCAGGCGGGGGTCGTTCTCCTTGATACTGAAACCGGCCAGATTCGTGCTATAGGCGGCAACAGGCTGGACGACAACAAACAGGCCATCAGAGGATTTAACTATGCGACCGATACAGAAAGACAGCCGGGATCGACGATTAAACCGATTCTTGACTACGGCCCGGCGATTGAATACTTGAAATGGTCTACGAGTACCCCGATCAAGGATGAGCCGCTCGAAATCAACGGCAAGCAGTTCCAGAACTGGGATAAAACCTATCATGGTACGCTTTCTATGAGAGAAGCACTCGTCCAATCGTATAACATTCCTGCCATTAAAACGTTCCAGGCAGTAGGAGAAGCGAACGCGAAACAGTTTGCAGGAAACCTTGGAATTAAGCTGGATACGATCTATCCGTCCTATGCGATCGGCGGATTCAATAAAGGGGTTTCTCCATTAACGATGGCCGGTGCGTATTCTGCTTTTGGAAACAAGGGCGTCTATCATCAGCCTACAACATTAAGAAAGATTGAATATCCGAATGGAGAAGTGAAGCAGTTTAGCCACCAGCCAAAAACTGCCATGAGCGATTACACAGCTTACATGGTAACGGATATGCTGAAGAGTGTTGTCAATAACGGAACCGGCCGCATGGCTCAGATTCCAGGATTGGATGTAGCCGGTAAGACAGGAACGACGAACCTTCCAGCCAATGTCTATGGCAACGGCTCGACCGATTCATGGTTTGTCGGTTATACCACACGCTATACAGCAGCTGTCTGGACAGGATATGATCACCCGGGCCAGGATGCTTATGTAAAGAAAGAAGACCAAGTGATCGCTAAGCTGATCTTTAAAGAACTGGTATCCCATGTTTCAGCAAATAAGCTCACTGCCGATTTCCAAAAACCGGGATCTGTCGTTTCACGAGGCTCTGAGCTTTACGTGCAAGGAACTTCGATGCCGGCTATAGCACAGCCAAGCCATAAGGAAGACAAAAAAGAAGATCCATCAGCTGATGCTGAAAAAGAAAAGCAAGATAAAGAAAAAGAGAAAAAAGAAGAAGACCAAAAGAAAAAAGATGATAAAGAAAAACCTAATGATGACGGTAAAACAAAACCGGATACACCGGTCACACCGCCTAAAGACGATCAAGGCGGCAACGATCAGGGTGGCAATGGCCAAGGCGGAAATGGCGGAACAGATCAGGGTGGGAATGATCAAGGCGGAGGCAAACAGGATAAGCCGACAGATCCAACAACCCCGCCTAAAGATAAGCCAGGAGATGGCACTACGAATCCGGGTAC